Proteins encoded by one window of Chondromyces crocatus:
- a CDS encoding M23 family metallopeptidase, translating to MTAIFGGLFGLATVTSVVALLIQVVPVRDERALVADHLKDLSLPSKPNATAPTAPPKKQRTPVPGPWRISELAKDSSMLIVSDTMERRSFVVALGEKDVPKAQVYRILKAFEGVRKFDKSGRKDRFTVAMDRGTRKIRAFEYEVTPSEVFQAREDANGMLAGTQLDMKIAEEEVVASFYVGKDLAASYRYAGLEDGLLDVIDEALNGRVSTESFKEGGTVRLILTEETALGLFSKYKKVVALEYRPVDPEEKPVRAYWFTGQEAKGYFDDRGRQPHSGGWRLPVPGAPVTSHFNPKRLHPILKKPMPHTGTDFGAPSGTPIYAAYRGVVEFIGPAGPSGNLVTVKHPNGVTTGYAHMSKFLPGLKVGDKVGTHQQVGYVGTTGRSTGPHLHFTAKRDGKYFDALTLQMDGERPVPPVDKAAFLAAKEALDKRIDAIPLPEPPPEAPPPEPAKTGGGSEPPSDQPEGSPSAAEPTAEAAPNTPSPPPAGQDPAAGDPGDATDDDEGGEMIKGADLKTTPK from the coding sequence ATGACGGCCATCTTTGGTGGGCTCTTCGGGCTCGCGACGGTCACGTCGGTCGTGGCGCTGTTGATCCAGGTCGTCCCCGTTCGCGACGAGCGGGCCCTCGTCGCCGATCACCTGAAGGACCTGTCGCTCCCTTCGAAGCCGAACGCCACCGCGCCGACGGCTCCCCCCAAGAAACAGCGCACGCCGGTTCCTGGCCCCTGGCGGATCAGCGAGCTCGCCAAGGACAGCTCGATGCTCATCGTGAGCGACACGATGGAGCGTCGCTCGTTCGTCGTGGCCCTCGGCGAGAAGGATGTACCGAAGGCGCAGGTCTACCGGATCCTCAAGGCCTTCGAAGGTGTCCGCAAGTTCGACAAGAGCGGGCGCAAAGATCGCTTCACGGTGGCGATGGACCGCGGCACGCGGAAGATTCGCGCCTTCGAATACGAGGTGACACCGAGCGAGGTGTTCCAGGCGCGTGAAGATGCGAACGGCATGCTCGCGGGCACGCAGCTCGACATGAAAATTGCCGAGGAAGAGGTGGTCGCCTCCTTCTACGTGGGCAAGGACCTGGCGGCGTCCTACCGGTACGCAGGCCTGGAAGACGGACTCCTCGACGTCATCGACGAGGCGCTCAACGGACGCGTCTCGACGGAGAGCTTCAAGGAGGGAGGCACGGTCCGCCTCATCCTCACCGAGGAAACGGCCCTCGGATTGTTCTCGAAATACAAGAAAGTCGTGGCGCTGGAGTACCGCCCCGTCGACCCGGAGGAGAAGCCAGTGCGCGCGTACTGGTTCACGGGTCAGGAGGCGAAGGGATACTTCGATGATCGCGGACGTCAGCCGCACTCGGGAGGATGGCGGCTTCCTGTTCCCGGGGCGCCGGTCACGTCGCACTTCAACCCGAAGCGGCTCCATCCGATCTTGAAGAAGCCCATGCCCCACACCGGCACCGATTTCGGTGCGCCTTCCGGCACGCCGATCTACGCAGCTTACCGGGGCGTGGTGGAGTTCATCGGGCCTGCAGGCCCCAGCGGGAACCTGGTGACGGTCAAGCACCCCAACGGCGTCACCACGGGGTACGCCCACATGTCCAAGTTCCTGCCCGGACTGAAGGTCGGGGACAAGGTGGGGACCCATCAACAGGTCGGTTATGTCGGAACGACGGGACGCTCGACGGGGCCTCACCTGCACTTCACCGCGAAGCGGGATGGGAAGTACTTCGACGCGTTGACGCTTCAAATGGACGGCGAAAGGCCTGTCCCGCCTGTCGACAAAGCAGCCTTTCTGGCGGCCAAAGAGGCGCTGGACAAACGGATCGACGCGATCCCACTGCCCGAGCCTCCGCCTGAAGCGCCTCCGCCCGAGCCGGCCAAGACAGGGGGAGGGAGCGAGCCTCCCTCGGACCAACCTGAAGGATCCCCGTCGGCGGCTGAGCCGACCGCGGAAGCAGCGCCGAACACGCCCTCTCCGCCGCCCGCTGGCCAGGATCCAGCAGCAGGAGATCCTGGGGACGCGACGGATGACGATGAAGGTGGCGAGATGATCAAAGGCGCCGACCTGAAAACGACCCCGAAGTGA
- a CDS encoding tetratricopeptide repeat protein, which translates to MDDRLKQLLILGREHYDRREYELAEKALRQVLEHTDHYADVHNMLAVILHDRGDFLGAERHFERAVELNPNYTEALLNLAVTYNDLGKYDAARLVYARIRRSDGQPGVLDPFARGKIANMHADVAQAYLDAGCRAEAVAELKRAVALCPTYADLQVRLGNLYRDTGNLALARESYEAARNANPRFAPARVLLGVTFLSLGQTDQAVVEWREALSIDPENKSAKLYLRMVEGQRNARLRSTSSVPAPIPEGRSEARASDIDLSDAVAQAAPLGGPTQGREGGD; encoded by the coding sequence ATGGATGACCGGCTCAAGCAGCTTCTGATCCTGGGCAGGGAGCATTATGACCGGCGCGAGTACGAGCTTGCGGAGAAGGCTCTCCGGCAGGTCCTCGAGCACACCGATCATTACGCCGACGTCCACAACATGCTCGCCGTCATCCTGCACGATCGTGGAGATTTTCTGGGCGCGGAGCGTCACTTCGAACGCGCCGTTGAGCTGAATCCGAACTACACCGAAGCCCTCCTGAACCTGGCTGTCACCTACAACGATCTCGGCAAGTACGACGCTGCGCGGCTCGTCTACGCACGCATCCGGCGAAGTGATGGCCAGCCAGGCGTCCTGGACCCTTTCGCGCGCGGCAAGATCGCCAACATGCACGCCGACGTCGCGCAGGCCTACCTGGACGCAGGCTGCCGAGCCGAGGCCGTCGCAGAGCTCAAGCGGGCGGTGGCGCTGTGTCCGACGTACGCAGACCTCCAGGTCCGGCTCGGGAATCTCTACCGGGACACGGGCAACCTCGCGCTCGCTCGCGAGAGCTACGAGGCGGCCCGCAACGCCAATCCCCGCTTCGCTCCTGCCCGTGTGCTTCTCGGCGTGACGTTCCTCTCTCTGGGTCAGACGGATCAGGCGGTCGTCGAGTGGCGTGAGGCGCTCTCCATCGACCCCGAGAACAAAAGCGCGAAGCTCTACCTGCGCATGGTGGAGGGGCAGCGCAACGCCCGCTTGCGCTCGACCTCCTCGGTCCCGGCGCCGATCCCCGAGGGGCGGAGCGAGGCGCGCGCGTCGGACATCGATCTCTCCGATGCCGTCGCTCAGGCGGCGCCGCTGGGTGGGCCGACACAGGGGCGAGAGGGCGGCGACTGA
- a CDS encoding DUF2062 domain-containing protein: protein MARFSLLREEARRAWRELRGSELSPERGAAAVAIGLFIGSQPIFGCHTPLVLLLCFWWRLDAAIAWVAANISNPFFAPALLTAEVQVGAFLKNGEILRLDEAVSHEDAWAQFAGYMFLGAPAVGLGLAILGASITWSVVSLRRRFVTSAARGPSPYRLPDDAPVWFKAVERIASRYCPERGYSAAQRARFHYTRIKLVSDPVAKLVADIAGEQPGALGEVLDIGTGAGQLPLLLLDLGRATRVRGFDWDEAKIADAQRAAAGLPAEMWRADAREAELGMADTVLLIDLLHYFRVDEQDRILQRAAAAVRAGGRLIVREADPSRRLRSVMTAIEEAIFTVLRWNRGERIRFRHPKEYVEQLEALGFQCDVRAAWGKTPFSNVLILATRPAEEVGAQHPC, encoded by the coding sequence GTGGCCAGATTCTCCCTGTTGCGGGAGGAAGCACGCAGGGCCTGGCGGGAGCTACGCGGAAGCGAACTCTCACCCGAGCGCGGCGCCGCCGCCGTGGCCATCGGCCTGTTCATCGGTTCTCAACCGATCTTCGGCTGCCACACCCCCCTGGTGCTTCTCCTGTGCTTCTGGTGGCGACTCGATGCCGCCATCGCCTGGGTCGCTGCGAACATCTCGAACCCATTCTTCGCTCCGGCGCTCTTGACCGCCGAAGTGCAGGTGGGTGCCTTTCTGAAGAACGGGGAGATCCTGCGCCTCGACGAGGCCGTGAGCCACGAGGACGCCTGGGCTCAGTTCGCGGGCTACATGTTCCTGGGGGCCCCGGCCGTTGGCCTCGGGCTGGCCATCCTCGGCGCGAGCATCACCTGGAGCGTGGTGTCCCTGCGCCGCCGCTTCGTCACGAGCGCCGCCCGAGGGCCCAGCCCGTACCGGCTACCCGACGATGCGCCGGTGTGGTTCAAGGCCGTGGAGCGCATCGCCTCCCGCTACTGTCCAGAGCGAGGCTATTCCGCCGCGCAGCGAGCTCGTTTTCACTACACGCGCATCAAGCTGGTCAGCGATCCTGTTGCGAAGCTCGTGGCCGACATCGCCGGAGAACAGCCTGGCGCGCTCGGTGAGGTCCTGGACATCGGGACGGGGGCCGGACAGCTTCCCCTGCTCCTGCTCGATCTCGGACGCGCGACCAGGGTGCGTGGGTTCGACTGGGACGAGGCCAAGATCGCGGACGCTCAGCGCGCGGCGGCCGGGCTTCCTGCCGAGATGTGGAGAGCGGACGCTCGGGAAGCCGAGCTGGGCATGGCCGATACCGTCTTGCTGATCGATCTGCTCCATTATTTCCGAGTGGATGAGCAAGACCGGATCCTCCAGCGCGCGGCGGCAGCCGTCCGTGCTGGGGGGCGTCTCATCGTGCGAGAGGCTGATCCGAGCCGTCGCCTCCGCAGCGTGATGACCGCGATTGAAGAGGCCATCTTCACCGTTCTCCGGTGGAACCGGGGCGAGCGCATCCGCTTCCGACATCCCAAGGAGTACGTGGAGCAGCTCGAGGCGCTGGGGTTCCAGTGCGACGTCCGTGCCGCGTGGGGGAAGACGCCTTTCTCCAACGTGCTCATTCTGGCCACGCGCCCCGCGGAGGAGGTGGGCGCCCAGCATCCATGCTAG
- the uvrC gene encoding excinuclease ABC subunit UvrC — MLDRRDVSTEASKHEDGASREREGIVEAKLASLPVKPGCYLFIDKAGAVVYVGKAKNLRSRVRSYFQEGGSDNRYFIPILRRIIADLETVVTATEKEAAVLENQLIKQHQPRFNVKLRDDKDFLWIRIDPRKEWPLLEAVRRPTPEKADRARYFGPYHSASSARRTLHLVNKHFQLRTCSDAEMASRRRPCLQYQIKRCLAPCVYEVDRPLYAEMVRSVSMFLEGRHDELTGELTQRMRDASKDLSFELAAIYRDQLRAVEAVREEQRVVHARDVDQDVIGIYREGTLVEVEVLLVRRGRLSDTLSFSLRNMELPDEEVLSGFLSEYYGAAPELPDEILLPLMIEGADGFAELLSEQRGRKVVLLAPQRGPRVDLVQMAMENAAHAFREKQRSTDDLEARLEELRERLRLPTLPRRIECCDISHLGGGDTVGSIVALTDGQPDKKRYRSFRVKSTADGDDYGAMYEVLARRFRRGKAARDRAAMTATRDDASAAAAVVSVEEMPAEEMLAEAEEELAAAEHVAELPAEHRGAGEGLEAPGDLGVPAALEAASDRVAPDASGDAEADEHLAAASAAAAPPPVRGAGQGEAAEAPPPAPAAPSTGPEWDLPDLLVVDGGRGQLQVALSAAHDLGLHGLPIVGLAKERETATGDKLVDRVYLPGQKNGIPLRSTSSALFFLARARDEAHRFANHARKRLGKARRLRSELEDIPGIGPATRKALLRELGSMEAVRKATDEQILAVAGVSRRHLTALRKIVPVPAPDETP, encoded by the coding sequence ATGCTAGATCGGCGTGACGTGTCGACCGAGGCCAGCAAGCACGAAGACGGCGCCAGCCGCGAGCGTGAGGGAATCGTCGAGGCAAAGCTCGCCTCGCTGCCCGTCAAGCCGGGGTGCTACCTGTTCATCGACAAGGCTGGGGCGGTCGTTTACGTCGGAAAGGCGAAGAACCTCCGCTCGCGTGTTCGCAGCTATTTCCAGGAAGGGGGGAGCGACAACCGTTACTTCATCCCCATCCTGCGGCGCATCATCGCCGACCTCGAGACCGTCGTCACCGCCACCGAGAAGGAGGCTGCGGTCCTCGAAAACCAGCTCATCAAGCAGCATCAGCCGCGCTTCAACGTCAAGCTGCGCGACGACAAGGACTTCCTCTGGATCCGGATCGATCCGCGCAAAGAGTGGCCCCTGCTGGAGGCGGTGCGCCGTCCGACACCGGAGAAGGCCGACAGGGCTCGCTACTTCGGCCCGTATCACTCCGCCTCGAGCGCGCGCCGCACGCTGCACCTGGTCAACAAGCATTTCCAGCTTCGTACCTGTTCCGATGCGGAGATGGCCTCCCGTCGCAGGCCTTGCCTCCAGTACCAGATCAAGCGTTGCCTTGCCCCGTGCGTCTACGAGGTCGACCGCCCCCTCTACGCGGAGATGGTCCGCTCCGTGTCGATGTTCCTGGAAGGGCGCCATGACGAACTCACGGGCGAGCTCACCCAGCGGATGCGAGACGCTTCGAAGGATCTGAGCTTCGAGCTGGCCGCCATCTACCGCGACCAGCTCCGCGCCGTGGAAGCCGTTCGCGAAGAGCAGCGCGTCGTCCACGCCCGCGACGTCGATCAGGACGTCATCGGCATCTACCGCGAGGGGACCCTCGTGGAGGTCGAAGTGCTTCTCGTCCGGCGCGGTCGCCTCAGCGACACCCTCTCTTTTTCCCTCCGGAACATGGAGTTGCCGGATGAGGAGGTCCTCTCCGGCTTCCTGAGTGAGTATTACGGCGCAGCCCCTGAACTCCCCGACGAGATCCTGCTGCCGCTCATGATCGAAGGCGCAGACGGGTTTGCAGAGCTCCTCTCCGAGCAGCGAGGTCGCAAGGTCGTGCTTCTCGCCCCGCAGCGCGGGCCACGGGTCGATCTCGTCCAGATGGCCATGGAGAACGCTGCCCACGCATTCCGGGAAAAGCAGCGCAGCACCGACGACCTCGAAGCGCGCCTGGAAGAGCTGCGCGAGCGGCTCCGGCTTCCCACGCTCCCGCGCCGGATCGAGTGCTGTGACATCTCGCATCTCGGAGGGGGAGACACCGTGGGCTCCATCGTCGCCCTCACCGACGGCCAGCCGGACAAGAAGCGCTACCGCTCCTTCCGGGTCAAGAGCACCGCCGATGGTGACGACTACGGGGCCATGTACGAGGTCCTGGCGCGGCGCTTCCGACGTGGCAAAGCGGCACGCGACCGGGCCGCCATGACCGCGACGCGAGACGACGCCAGTGCCGCCGCCGCGGTGGTCTCTGTCGAAGAGATGCCTGCCGAAGAGATGCTCGCCGAGGCCGAGGAGGAACTCGCGGCGGCGGAACACGTAGCCGAACTCCCCGCGGAGCATCGGGGAGCTGGTGAGGGCCTGGAAGCACCGGGGGACCTGGGAGTACCGGCGGCTCTGGAGGCCGCCAGCGATCGGGTCGCACCTGATGCATCTGGTGACGCCGAGGCCGATGAGCATCTGGCAGCCGCCAGCGCAGCGGCCGCGCCTCCACCTGTCCGGGGAGCTGGGCAGGGCGAGGCCGCCGAGGCGCCTCCACCTGCGCCTGCCGCTCCTTCCACGGGTCCCGAGTGGGATTTGCCGGACCTGCTCGTCGTCGACGGGGGACGCGGCCAGCTCCAGGTCGCCCTGTCGGCCGCGCATGATCTCGGCCTCCACGGCTTGCCGATCGTCGGACTCGCGAAGGAACGCGAGACGGCCACGGGCGACAAGCTGGTCGATCGCGTCTATCTGCCTGGGCAGAAGAACGGCATCCCCTTGCGCTCCACCAGCTCGGCGCTCTTCTTTCTCGCCCGTGCCCGCGACGAGGCCCACCGTTTTGCCAACCACGCCCGTAAGCGGCTTGGCAAGGCGCGCCGCCTCCGGTCCGAGCTGGAGGACATTCCGGGCATCGGCCCCGCCACCCGCAAGGCCCTGCTCCGCGAGCTGGGATCCATGGAGGCCGTCCGGAAGGCGACCGACGAGCAGATCCTCGCCGTGGCTGGCGTGAGCCGACGTCACCTCACCGCCCTCCGCAAGATCGTCCCCGTGCCCGCCCCGGATGAGACCCCGTGA
- a CDS encoding serine/threonine-protein kinase: MSGLGNVGAGHTLGRYQLLVPIALGGMATVWAARTTGAFQKIVAVKLMRNELSDEDDFEQMFLDEASLVSQIRHPNVVEILDLGEEDRALYQVMEWVDGEPLHVVLRESRSRGGIPLPILLRVMKQVCAGLHAAHELRGPDGALVGLVHRDVSPQNILVGYDGMVKVVDFGVAKAALNKQTTRVGSLKGRAPYMAPEQLRGEPIDRRTDIFALGILLYQLLTGKHPFQGDNEFETMRRITSGVPPTPPRSLVPALSSEVEAIVLRALASSPGDRFSTMLEVLRSLENATPPEAQISAEDVAEYMRATVGHRGEQRRAAIRDAEQSTRGERTSPARQSSLASGARLAPDLPASSPELAAIVRAAAAAAEGRQALPEPPLPPVHVVPVPPPQSTSSTSQGPRSTVLPRIQAMPHARLLLVAAITLALLLAGLSLVLFTR; this comes from the coding sequence ATGAGCGGGCTCGGCAACGTCGGTGCGGGTCACACACTCGGCCGCTATCAGCTCCTCGTCCCGATCGCGCTGGGGGGCATGGCGACGGTGTGGGCTGCTCGCACCACCGGCGCCTTCCAGAAGATCGTCGCCGTGAAGCTGATGCGGAACGAGCTCAGCGACGAAGACGACTTCGAGCAGATGTTCCTCGACGAGGCGTCCCTCGTCTCCCAGATCCGTCACCCCAACGTGGTCGAGATCCTCGATCTCGGCGAGGAGGACCGCGCCCTTTACCAGGTCATGGAGTGGGTGGACGGCGAGCCGCTCCATGTCGTCCTGCGTGAATCGAGGAGCCGCGGTGGGATCCCTCTGCCCATCCTCCTGCGCGTCATGAAGCAGGTCTGCGCGGGTCTGCATGCGGCGCACGAGCTGCGCGGACCGGACGGCGCCCTCGTCGGCCTCGTCCATCGCGACGTGTCTCCTCAGAACATCCTCGTCGGCTACGACGGCATGGTGAAGGTCGTCGACTTCGGCGTCGCGAAGGCCGCGCTGAACAAGCAGACCACCCGCGTCGGCTCGCTCAAAGGCCGCGCCCCGTACATGGCCCCCGAGCAGCTCCGTGGCGAGCCGATCGACCGACGCACGGACATCTTCGCCCTCGGCATCCTCCTCTACCAGCTGCTCACCGGCAAACACCCATTCCAGGGCGACAACGAGTTCGAGACCATGCGCCGCATCACCTCCGGCGTACCTCCCACCCCACCTCGCAGCCTGGTCCCGGCCCTCTCCTCCGAGGTCGAGGCCATCGTGCTGCGCGCCCTCGCTTCGTCGCCCGGTGACCGCTTCTCCACCATGCTGGAGGTGCTGCGGTCGCTGGAGAACGCCACCCCACCCGAGGCGCAGATCAGCGCCGAGGACGTAGCCGAGTACATGCGTGCCACCGTCGGCCACCGTGGTGAGCAGCGCCGCGCAGCCATCCGTGATGCCGAGCAGAGCACGCGCGGCGAGCGCACGTCCCCGGCACGCCAGTCCTCTCTCGCCTCCGGGGCACGCCTCGCCCCCGACCTCCCTGCCTCTTCCCCCGAGCTGGCAGCGATCGTCAGGGCTGCTGCGGCCGCCGCGGAAGGGCGTCAAGCGCTTCCCGAGCCGCCTCTTCCCCCCGTTCACGTGGTGCCGGTACCACCCCCGCAGTCGACTTCATCGACGTCTCAGGGACCGCGCTCGACCGTGCTGCCGCGCATCCAGGCGATGCCCCACGCTCGCCTCCTCCTGGTCGCTGCGATCACCCTGGCCCTGCTGCTCGCCGGCCTCTCCCTCGTCCTCTTCACACGCTAG
- a CDS encoding alkaline phosphatase family protein: MDEGFSRAPHAALARGRCMKGLMGALAGVVIVSTIGFVSSRAPAGPSEAVVHAPASSGAQLDAPNVVLITLDGVRWQEIFRGVEPTLAEKARLPQAAVREARELLPSMHRLFFDGGTVLGDPSLPGGISASGPRYVSMPAYLELMTGAASDCRDNACKPRLTRTLADDVGHLASVRGREDVAVFTSWEDLTLPAALPAGSPGAAPRGVMVSAGLPEGDVTPPFPGTARYRPDRATATAAIDHLVKQQPRFLWVGLGDTDEWAHRRDYRGYLDALQFADRFIGEVAQHLAEMEGYGARTVLVVTTDHGRDKGFDNHGGPASAAVWLMARGGHVPARGVVGTHGVRYLRDVAPTLRQLFGLEERLCAGCGEPISELLPDGA; this comes from the coding sequence ATGGATGAGGGGTTTTCACGAGCGCCGCACGCGGCGCTCGCACGGGGGCGGTGCATGAAGGGGCTGATGGGCGCACTGGCAGGGGTGGTGATCGTCTCGACCATCGGGTTCGTGTCGAGCCGAGCCCCGGCCGGTCCGAGCGAGGCGGTCGTGCATGCGCCGGCGTCGAGCGGGGCACAGCTGGACGCGCCGAACGTCGTCTTGATCACGCTCGATGGGGTGCGGTGGCAGGAGATTTTCCGCGGGGTGGAGCCCACTCTGGCGGAGAAGGCTCGGCTGCCCCAGGCGGCGGTGCGGGAGGCGCGGGAGCTGTTGCCCTCGATGCACCGGCTGTTCTTCGACGGGGGGACGGTGCTCGGTGATCCGTCCTTGCCTGGAGGGATCTCGGCGTCAGGGCCGCGCTACGTGAGCATGCCAGCGTACCTGGAGCTGATGACGGGGGCCGCGAGCGACTGCCGGGACAATGCCTGCAAGCCGCGCCTCACCCGGACGCTCGCGGACGACGTGGGTCACCTGGCGTCGGTGCGCGGGCGCGAGGACGTGGCGGTGTTCACGTCATGGGAAGATCTCACGCTCCCGGCAGCGCTGCCGGCGGGGTCGCCTGGTGCCGCCCCGCGAGGGGTGATGGTGAGCGCAGGTCTGCCGGAGGGTGATGTGACCCCGCCGTTCCCTGGCACGGCGCGTTATCGGCCCGATCGCGCGACGGCGACCGCAGCCATCGATCATCTGGTGAAGCAGCAGCCGCGTTTTCTGTGGGTGGGTCTGGGAGACACCGACGAATGGGCGCACCGGCGCGACTACCGGGGGTATCTCGATGCGCTGCAGTTCGCCGATCGGTTCATCGGGGAGGTGGCGCAGCACCTCGCCGAGATGGAAGGGTACGGAGCGCGGACGGTGCTCGTGGTGACCACGGATCACGGGCGCGACAAGGGATTCGACAACCACGGAGGGCCTGCGTCCGCGGCGGTGTGGCTGATGGCGCGCGGCGGCCATGTGCCCGCACGAGGCGTGGTCGGAACGCATGGGGTGCGCTATCTGCGCGATGTCGCGCCGACCCTCCGGCAGTTGTTCGGGCTGGAAGAGCGGCTCTGCGCGGGTTGCGGAGAGCCGATCTCCGAGCTGCTGCCCGATGGAGCGTGA
- a CDS encoding VanW family protein, with product MEPKVKPSRAPELRRFAALAAIFVTSGLAITYLLLPPPPEVPPPPPPIRIGGLVVPTSGDMLADALDLVRRHATGEISLKLPDGSSRTIKRNELGIEINRVRLADLVKESQRPGSALLRAHRAARGDAPLDLPLPLTLDTETSMNLLLDLKAEIDAPAVDAYVDLHEKRLKPEKVGHRLDVYGTLDRLDEALRRGLNTIEAAVEIVQPKLAAEQLGNVKFDQVLGYFETRYTQGERGRARTYNLRLAASKLDGVVVMPGEIFDFNGVVGPRDEAHGYRVAPVIAQGELVDGLGGGTCQISGTLHGAAFFAGLEIVERYPHSRPSYYIKLGLDATVVYPTINYRFRNSFDFPIVLHETVAGGVVRAEILGPRRDLTVSYFRRIDEVLPFEEVERPTPKLPEGARVVSQRGIPGFKTTSSRVVRDGAYAQREKWTDSYPPTTQIVHVGSGPSSLEAKAVDDNHPEYTVDEYLVLTQGPEIRSPGTTAPEPGGGTVESREPGRTGARGYTEALIRFRGRDGDADGAPPLIVAASARTESDDAARDRKADADESENDRKAERAKSKDDKSKGDKKDDKSKSPKKSDKDKKSDKDKKSDKDKKGDKGSKKKPKKDDKAS from the coding sequence ATGGAGCCCAAGGTCAAACCCAGCCGCGCGCCCGAGCTGAGGCGTTTCGCGGCGCTCGCGGCGATCTTCGTCACGAGCGGCCTGGCGATCACCTACCTGCTCCTGCCGCCCCCACCCGAGGTGCCGCCGCCCCCGCCGCCCATTCGCATCGGTGGCCTCGTCGTCCCCACGTCGGGGGACATGCTCGCGGACGCGCTCGATCTGGTACGCCGTCACGCCACAGGCGAAATCTCCCTCAAGCTTCCCGACGGCTCGTCCCGAACAATCAAGCGCAACGAACTCGGCATCGAGATCAACCGCGTCCGCCTCGCCGATCTCGTCAAGGAATCGCAGCGCCCCGGCAGCGCCCTCTTGCGCGCCCACCGCGCCGCGCGGGGCGACGCCCCGCTGGACCTCCCGCTCCCGCTGACGCTCGACACCGAGACGTCGATGAACCTCCTCCTCGATCTCAAGGCCGAGATCGACGCGCCGGCGGTCGATGCGTACGTCGATCTCCACGAGAAGCGGCTCAAGCCCGAGAAGGTCGGCCATCGCCTGGACGTCTACGGCACGCTCGACCGCCTGGACGAGGCGCTGCGGCGCGGCCTGAACACGATCGAGGCGGCCGTCGAGATCGTCCAGCCGAAGCTTGCCGCCGAGCAGCTCGGCAACGTCAAGTTCGACCAGGTCCTCGGTTACTTCGAGACCCGCTACACGCAAGGTGAGCGCGGCCGAGCCCGCACCTACAACCTCCGCCTCGCTGCTTCGAAGCTCGACGGCGTCGTGGTCATGCCGGGCGAGATCTTCGACTTCAATGGCGTCGTCGGGCCTCGTGACGAGGCGCACGGCTACCGCGTCGCCCCGGTCATCGCGCAGGGCGAGCTGGTCGACGGCCTGGGCGGCGGCACCTGTCAGATCTCCGGCACCCTGCACGGCGCCGCCTTCTTCGCCGGCCTCGAGATCGTCGAGCGCTACCCGCACTCGCGCCCGAGCTACTACATCAAGCTCGGCCTCGACGCGACGGTCGTCTACCCGACCATCAACTACCGGTTCCGCAACAGCTTCGACTTCCCGATCGTCCTGCACGAGACCGTGGCGGGAGGCGTCGTTCGCGCCGAGATCCTCGGTCCCCGTCGCGACCTGACCGTCAGCTATTTCCGCCGCATCGACGAGGTATTGCCCTTCGAAGAGGTCGAGCGCCCCACGCCCAAGCTGCCCGAAGGCGCCCGCGTCGTCAGCCAGCGCGGCATCCCGGGCTTCAAGACCACCAGCTCGCGTGTGGTCCGCGACGGCGCCTACGCCCAGCGCGAGAAGTGGACCGACAGCTACCCGCCCACCACGCAGATCGTCCACGTGGGCTCGGGTCCTTCCAGCCTCGAGGCCAAGGCCGTCGACGACAACCACCCCGAGTACACCGTCGACGAGTACCTCGTCCTCACCCAGGGCCCCGAGATCCGCAGCCCAGGCACCACCGCACCGGAGCCCGGGGGTGGCACCGTCGAGAGCCGCGAGCCTGGCCGCACGGGGGCCCGTGGATACACCGAGGCTTTGATCCGTTTCCGGGGACGTGATGGTGACGCCGACGGCGCTCCTCCCCTCATCGTCGCGGCCAGCGCGCGGACGGAGAGCGACGACGCGGCCCGTGACCGGAAGGCCGACGCCGACGAGTCCGAGAACGACCGGAAGGCCGAGCGGGCGAAATCGAAGGACGACAAGAGCAAGGGCGACAAGAAGGACGACAAGAGCAAGAGCCCCAAGAAGAGCGACAAGGACAAGAAGAGCGACAAGGACAAGAAGAGCGACAAGGACAAGAAGGGCGACAAGGGCTCCAAGAAGAAGCCGAAGAAGGACGACAAGGCCTCCTGA